GAAATGttaagtgcacatttggactcacaggTGCTTATCTGTATGACATCATAGTTGTATTTATAATAATCCTCAACATCTCATCTTTTTAAAattcactgaacaaaaatataaacgcaataatTTCACAGATTTTTCTGAGTTagaattcatataaggaaattcaTTATGCCCatttctatggatttcacatgcctgggaatacagatatgcatctggtaATGacagatatctttaaaaaaagatAGAGgcgtagatcagaaaaccagtcagtatctggtgtgatcaccatttgcctcatgcagtgcgacacatctcctttgtatagagttgatcaggctgttgattgtggctggATATCGGTGGGAACTGCAACACTCTGTTGTACACGTCTGGTGAGTAtgaaggccatggaagaactaggacattttcagcttccaggaattgtgtacaattCCTTGGGCGCagaattatcatgctgaaatatgaagtaatggtggcagatgaatggcacgacaatgggcctcaggatctcgtcacggtatctctctgcattaaatgcaattgtgtttgttgtctgtagtttatgcctgcccgtaccataaccccaccgccatcaACAAACCGCTCGCCCccaacgccatacacgctgtctgccatctgcccggtacagttaaaaccgggaagagcacacttctccagcgtgccagtggccatcgaaggtgagcaatTTGCCcgctgaagtcagttacgacaccgaactgcagtcaggtcaagaccctggtgaggatgacgagcacagttcgtgcagaaattctttggttgtacaaacccacagtttgTTTCATCGGCtttccgggtggctggtctcagatgatcccgcaggtgaagaatccggatgtggaggtcctgggctggcttggTTACACATGGCCTgctgttgtgaggctggttgactggtctcagaccatcccacaggtgaagaatccggatgtggaggtcctgggctggcttggttacacatggcctgctgttgtgaggccggttgactggtctcagaccatcccacaggtgaagaatccggatgtggaggtcctgggctggcttggttacacatggcctgctgttgtgaggccggttgactggtctcagatgatcccgcaggtgaagaatccggatgtggaggtcctgggctggcttggttacacatggcctgctgttgtgaggccggttgactggtctcagaccatcccacaggtgaagaatccggatgtggaggtcctgggctggcttggTTACACATGGCCTGCTGTTGTGAGGCTCGTtgaacatactgccaaattctcgaaaatgtgttggaggcagcttatgttagaaaatgaacattcaattatctggcaatagctctggtggacattcctgcagtcaacatgccaattgcacactccctcaacttcagACATTGGcatcccgagtggtgcagcggtcaaaGGCACTTCATCGCAGtgtttgaggcatcactacaaacctggtttcaatcccaggctgtgtcacaaccaaccgggagtcccatagggcggttcacaattggcccagcgttgtccgggttaggggagggtttggctggctccATGCTGTCAtgagaccagagaggagaggtcatGAGGATGGGAAATGTTCCTAGTCTCTTTTTCCCTTGTGGGTGGAGGATTGGGTGGAGGACAACCCGCATGGGGCTGATGCCCTCATTATTTCAACTCCTTTGTTTCCCACAGTTGGCAAGCACAGTACCCCTTTGTCATATAGTATATTAATGCAACCTTAACGTCCAGTACATTCTCTCCTCTGCAACTGACCCATCCTTTTTCTATCCTCATCCCTTACATGCTCACACTCCTCCCACTTCATTGAACCATATCTTATGGAGAACCCAGAACAGTCATGGTGTTAGTTGAGGAGCTCTGGAGACTGTGGTAGCTGTGTCTGTTGGCCCACAGTAGAAACTGCAAGCTGTCATTAGTAGGCTGTTGATTGGAGAATAAGGCCTGGGCCTTTCTAATCAGCTGTTTTGCATGCTATTCCTGATATGGCCTAGCTCTGTCTGTCGGGGGGGATTCAACTGCACGTTTTAGATTAGCTCCCTGGTGTTGTGAGTGAAAGATTCGAAGAGGAGGACTCAGTAAAGAGTGagcctgtgctgtgctgtgtttgTGGTGTCCCAGCCCAGTGGACTGACTGTATGTGTTTAGACTCGTCTCTCTAAGGGCCCTACTGCCTGCTATACAGACACACCCACAAGGACCaatcctcctttcctcctcgcCCTGCGCCTGGGGACACactgtggtggtgtgatggtaaAGATCATTATGACACGTACTGCAATCATGGCGTGCTCACGCACATTTGTGCCCATTTGCAAATATGCACCCACGCATGCCGGGCGCCATAATGGCATGCACACATTTTTATGGATTgtaatatttgtgtgtgtgtgtgctcaccaaatctctctctttctgtctgttgcACAGGGATTGGCTGAATAGCGAGAGACGCTCCCCTACTCTCGAGGACACTCTGCAGATGAGAGGTGGTGGTCTGCCCATCCAAACTGCCCAAAAGACCTCCTCCCCATCCGTCCTCACCTAAGATGGCTTCCCACGGCCTTCTCCTGCACTGGAATGGACTGGAGCAGAGCTGTGCCCTACCATGGTGATCATCTTCTCAAAAACACTGGAAAAGAAGAAAGGTGGCGATCATGTAAGGGCTAAGGACACTGAATATTTGCTGCTGGTAAGTAAAACTCTGCTAGCTAGACCTATAACTGAAGTAGTGTAACAAGTTCCTTACAGGTGCCTCTCTCTCCACCGGCCTTGGAAACATGAGACTTGGGCTTTCTATTGGCTTCTCCACAATACAGCCTATTGTAGTTTTTGGTAAGGTGCTCGCCACCAAGGTGTATTCATATGGCCTCTACGTTGGTCCTTCTAAATAAATTGTATATTATTCTACCTCAGCGTTCAAATCAAGCAATTTGGGTAAAAAGGCTTAAACTGAAATGGGGCCAATTTGAGTAGTTTTACCTCTTTATAACCCTCACTGTGTACTGTAAGGGATCATCGCAGTTCTGAATGCTGACATTACACTGTATTGCTGTGACTCCTAGTAATGTTAATGACTGATGCTTTGCCCCATTTCTCTATGAGCCAGCCTGCACCACCCTGTCtgttattttctgtgtgtgtgtgtgtgtgtgtgtgtgtgtgtgtgtgtgtgtgtgtgtgtgtgtgtgtgtgtgtgtgtgatgcctgaAAAGTTATGTACGGACATGTTTGGATTCTGAGTAAATGAGCCTAGTCTAAGCCATATCCTCTGTCTGTTTTTCcctgtctatccctccatctgtctgtcaacaGCGTGAGCGCCACACCATGAGCAGAGGGACTACCCTCTTCTCCTGTGGCACTGTGGGTGAGTGcatccctctccccttcactcagACTCCGTTGTCCTCACCATAACGCTTCTTATTGTCTCCTCTTAGGCTTTATTGACCTGGGCTGTTGTGGAAACTGGTTGTTCAATTCAATCTGCTTTTCATGTCCTCAGTTTTTATGAAAAGCACGGTCTCATTATTTGTTCCCATTCGCTCGTGTTCATTTCCTTTGTGGTGTTCACCACCTTGATGCCTCGTTACAAGCTCCCCTGTAACGGTTTCTGcctgtcctcctgtctcatcTCGCCCTCATGTCTGGTGTGCACCTGCCGTCACACAGAGCTGTGTACTGCACTCATGGGACTTAACTGTAACTGAGTGTTGTTATGCCTTTGTCAATGGTTCCCTTTAGGTTCGGTGAACGTCACGCTCCTTTTCCCCTCTGCCCGTGTTGAAAGACAAGCCACTGTAAATCAGTCTCTCATTGGACCCAACCTGGCGTCTGTTCAATGTACCCGCGAGGGGTTAACGGGATGCACGTCCCACAACTGCTGTTTCTACTGTTACAGCTGACATCAAACAACGTGATATATACAACGTGATATATAcaacctgatatatatatatatatatatatatactattatattatatgGCTTCGGGTGGGATTTCAGTCCTTTTTCAACACGTTTTTCACTGGGCTAGGTGAACCTTTTTAGATGTTTTCTCCTGCTGTTATTTTGTATGCTAGACATTCTTGTCAGGTCATGTTGTTTTTTGGGACTGAAACAAAGACTTCTGCCCACCAAAAATAGAGAGAAGCAGTTGAAGGGATGGGTTTGGACAGGTGTGGGCCACTTGCTGCCAATTGGGTATCAATAGAGTTCTGTGTTAGCTTTGAGCTCAGTAGTGACAAAGTTAGCTAGAACCAGTGTGGTCGGTGTTTTGCCTGTGGCGAGTAATGTTGGCATAGTCATTTGTCAAATTCTATCTAAATTTAAACCAATCATTGGTGTAGGAAGCCATCCACTTTCACAGATTAATAAGCCTAGCTAGCCTATCCTGCTAACCAAACCAGCTGTCAGACTAAGACTCATTTCCCCTGGGATGGCTGCTACCATTATGTTAGGTAGCAATAAGCTGTGCTTAGCAAAGAGATGTTGAGAGGCAATGAAGGGAATGCCCAGACACCGAGCTGCCTCTCTACCAACATTCATAGAACCTTTTGACGTTTTCGTTCAGTCTGAGAAAAACCCGTCAATCAAGTGATGGAGCATTGACCTGACTGTTTGTTTTGTGACTGGTAGGGGTGTTGGGCAAACACCACTGTTAACTTGCCACGAGCAGGCGTAGGGTTTGTTAGCTAAGCGTTCTGTGACAACTGCAATGCTAGATAAtacaaaatgtgatttgattaatGACACACTGCCAGGTAGCTTGTATAATCCTGTACTACCAGAAAGCTCAGGCTATTGCCCTGCCAGCCACTATGCAACTGAAAGGTCTCCCCAACCCAGGAGCTAGCAGCTCTGTTCCAGCAGGTAGTGTTCTGTCAAGCACTGCAGCCTGGGTCGATCCAATCCCCTGTCTGTAGCTAGCCATTCTTCTACTATCCTGCCTCCACCTGAACCGGGCATCTAGACCTTGAGTGATGCGCTTCATCTCTCTCTATTAACACTCCTACCGATGTGACCATACTCGCTTCACACAGTATTGTCTCTAACCAAGAGCTTTCTACTGCTGGCCTATTCTCCCTCTGGCCTCAGGCTGCTTACTGTCTATTGTTTTCTGAAGTGAGGTGTGTGTTTTGGGGTACATGTGTGTGTTTACTCGGTTGATCATCCTAACGCGCATACGTGAAGAAGCTGCACACGGCACCTCACCCTGGAAGTTCAGCCCTGCTGTCCATTTCATTATTCTTTCACATGAAACTAGCCTCGAGAGGAGATGAAGTGGGATTTTTCACAACTCTTAGATTGCATAAGGGGCCTTATGTTAGAGGGGACACGCAGTAAGGAGGAGCATGATATGATGGTAATGATTTCAGCTTAGGTCCCTGATACAATAACTTTCCATCTGTTCTGTCCTGATTTATATGTCCACTTTTTGATTACATTTTGTCAAATTAAATTCTATGTATAAGTGTTCGTTCATATATGTGTGTTTTATAAGTGTGTCCATGTGTTCCAGAGGCAGACAGGTGGCTGGACCTTGGCCGAGGCTGTGCCATCCAGCGAGGGACGCCCTGCGAGTCCGGCGCCAGTCTGGAGAGCCTGTGGGATGTTCTGCCCGAGGAGTGCCAGCGGAGGAGCCTGGTCTGGGGCCACGAGGTTGGCCCTGCCACCGCCATCACCAGCCTCATTCGAGACCTTAACCTTGGCGATGCCAAGCTGGCAGCCACCCAGTCCCTGGCCCTCGCCAACTCCCCTTCTGCCTCCACGGCACCCCCTAGTAAGCGCCAGTGCCGCTCACTCTCCTTCTCTGAAGAGTTTGGTGGCTGCCGGTCTTCATGGAGACCTCAAGTGTCGCGAGTGTGGACGGcggtggagaagaggaggtgcCACAGTGGGGGGAGTGTGCATCGCTgctctggtggtggtggtataggagGTGGTGGAGGTTATTCAGGGGGTCATTTTCCTGCCATGCAGCGGAGCTCCAGTTTCAGCCTACCCTCACGTTCCAACAACCCCACAGACGGGGCTCTGGAGCTGCCCTGCTTCACCCAGCGCCTGCCCCTTCACCCCCTGTTCACTGCCTCCCCTACgtcccaccaccactaccaccactccctcaggcccctctccttgtcccaTGAGCAGATCAGCCTGCCAGAGCACCACAGGGAGGGGGCCAGCTCCCCGGACTTCACCCAAGAGATGGGGAGACGTGCTGGACAGAGGGCAGGGGGGACTGGGGGCCTGTCCCGGAGCAAGTCCCAGCCCTGCGTCCTGAACGATAAAAAGATCGGCATGAAGCGCAGGAGACCAGAGGATGCACAGGAACCGCGCCCCTCCctggacctggccaagatgaccCAGGTTAGTagccctgagacacacacaccctaatgGTCTGTCAAGAGTGTCTGACCATACAAAATGACTGAAAGGCAACTGTAGATCAAAACATATTAGTGGATTTTGATTGTTATAATGTCTCAGACATTTCAGAGCTTTATCCTTATTTACTCATCTCGATTAAGAATAGATCACGTTTTATCCAAGTCTTTACACAGCTTTAACACCTTTAATAACCTGTAAAACATAATGTTAGATCAGGACAAACACAATGACTACAAAGGAATACTTCTGTTCAGAGATGGGGAACGTTCAAGGCTTCTTTCTCTGTGTGATCTGGTGGGGGA
Above is a genomic segment from Oncorhynchus masou masou isolate Uvic2021 chromosome 23, UVic_Omas_1.1, whole genome shotgun sequence containing:
- the LOC135511061 gene encoding protein FAM53B-like; its protein translation is MVIIFSKTLEKKKGGDHVRAKDTEYLLLRERHTMSRGTTLFSCGTVEADRWLDLGRGCAIQRGTPCESGASLESLWDVLPEECQRRSLVWGHEVGPATAITSLIRDLNLGDAKLAATQSLALANSPSASTAPPSKRQCRSLSFSEEFGGCRSSWRPQVSRVWTAVEKRRCHSGGSVHRCSGGGGIGGGGGYSGGHFPAMQRSSSFSLPSRSNNPTDGALELPCFTQRLPLHPLFTASPTSHHHYHHSLRPLSLSHEQISLPEHHREGASSPDFTQEMGRRAGQRAGGTGGLSRSKSQPCVLNDKKIGMKRRRPEDAQEPRPSLDLAKMTQKLQTFHSLSCPGFSGPDSCRSYMPPPSTRSLSQSESDFACASDLCAETQQEVDEEEDDSSYKELDSDSACSLDSRPGSPCRGGGERMGQGHTPWKGEYGTEKDIYQLGGELDIDQIERN